One genomic segment of Mastomys coucha isolate ucsf_1 unplaced genomic scaffold, UCSF_Mcou_1 pScaffold22, whole genome shotgun sequence includes these proteins:
- the Ddx54 gene encoding ATP-dependent RNA helicase DDX54 isoform X1, which produces MAAGKRVEPESRPAMAPWKKKRLRKRRTGASQGRDSDSEDGEFEIQAEDDARARKLGPGRALPSFPTSECVSDVEPDTREMVRAQNKKKKKSGGFQSMGLSYPVFKGIMKKGYKVPTPIQRKTIPVILDGKDVVAMARTGSGKTACFLLPMFERLKARSAQTGARALILSPTRELALQTMKFTKELGKFTGLKTALILGGDKMEDQFAALHENPDIIIATPGRLVHVAVEMNLKLQSVEYVVFDEADRLFEMGFAEQLQEIIGRLPGGQQTVLFSATLPKLLVEFARAGLTEPVLIRLDVDAKLNEQLKTSFLLVREDTKAAVLLYLLQNVTRPQDQTVVFVATKHHAEYLTELLTGQGVSCAHIYSALDQTARKINLAKFTHNKCSTLIVTDLAARGLDIPLLDNVINYSFPAKGKLFLHRVGRVARAGRSGTAYSLVAPDEVPYLLDLHLFLGRSVTLARPHEEPSGAVGRDGVLGRVPQSIVDDEDSSLQTAIEASLDLQGLHRVANNAQQQYVRSRPAPSPESIKRVKELDLAELGLHPLFSSCFEEGELQRLRLVDSIKNYRTRTTIFEINASSKDPSSQMMRAKRQRDRKAIASFQQGRQERHEGPADPVPQKELPQKEEEEEDMVETVEGVFTEVVGQKRPRPGPNQGAKRRRKEAHQRDQEFYVPYRPKDFDSERGLSVSGTGGAFEQQVAGAVLDLMGDEAQNMSRGRQQLKWDRKKKRFVGQSGQEDKKKIKTESGRFISSSYKRDLYQKWKQKQKIDDRDSEEEGPSNQRGPGPRRGGKRGRSQGASQPRPSSVPTGRMHSELKTKEQILKQRRQAQKQRFLQRGGLKQLSARNRRRAQELRQGAFGRGAPSKKGKMRKRM; this is translated from the exons ATGGCTGCCGGCAAACGCGTGGAGCCCGAGTCGCGTCCCGCCATGGCGCCGTGGAAGAAGAAGAGACTGCGGAAACGCCGAACTGGGGCTTCCCAGGGCCGCGACAGCGATTCGGAGGACGGCGAGTTCGAGATCCAGGCGGAGGATGATGCCCGGGCGCGGAAG ctgggccctggcagagccttgCCCTCATTTCCTACCTCAGAGTGTGTATCAGATGTGGAGCCTGACACCCGGGAGATGGTGCGAGcccagaacaagaaaaagaagaagtctGGAGGCTTCCAGTCTATGG GCTTGAGCTACCCTGTGTTCAAGGGGATCATGAAAAAGGGCTACAAGGTGCCAACGCCCATCCAGAGGAAG ACCATCCCTGTGATCTTGGATGGCAAGGATGTGGTGGCCATGGCCCGGACAGGCAGTGGCAAGAcagcctgcttcctcctcccgATGTTTGAGCGACTGAAGGCACGCAGTGCACAGACTGGGGCCCGGGCCCTCATCCTCTCACCCACCCGGGAGCTGGCCCTACAGACCATGAAGTTCACTAAAGAG CTAGGCAAGTTCACCGGCCTCAAGACTGCCTTGATCCTGGGTGGAGACAA AATGGAAGACCAGTTTGCAGCCCTGCACGAGAACCCTGACAT AATCATCGCCACCCCTGGGCGGCTGGTGCATGTGGCTGTGGAGATGAACTTAAAGCTTCAGAGTGTGGAGTATGTGGTTTTTGATGAAGCAGACAG GCTCTTTGAAATGGGCTTTGCAGAACAGCTACAGGAGATCATAGGCCGCCTCCCTGGGGGCCAACAGACGGTGCTGTTCTCAGCCACGCTGCCCAAACTGCTGGTGGAATTTGCACGGGCAG GCCTCACAGAGCCTGTGCTCATCCGCCTGGACGTAGATGCCAAGCTCAACGAACAGCTCAAG ACCTCCTTCCTCCTTGTGCGTGAGGACACCAAGGCTGCTGTGCTGCTCTACCTGCTGCAGAATGTCACTCGGCCCCAGGACCAGACTGTGGTGTTTGTAGCCACAAAGCACCATGCGGAGTACCTCACCGAG TTGCTGACCGGCCAGGGTGTGAGCTGTGCCCACATCTACAGTGCCTTGGACCAGACGGCCCGCAAGATCAACTTGGCAAAGTTCACACATAACAAATGTTCCACCCTCATCGTGACTGACCTGGCCGCCCGGGGCCTGGACATCCCACTGCTGGACAACGTCATCAACTACAGCTTCCCTGCCAAGGGCAAGCTCTTCCTGCACCGAGTGG GCCGTGTGGCCCGAGCAGGCCGGAGTGGCACAGCCTATTCCTTGGTGGCCCCAGATGAGGTCCCCTACCTGCTTGACCTACACCTGTTCCTGGGCCGCTCTGTCACCCTAGCCCGGCCTCATGAGGAGCCTTCAG GTGCAGTTGGCAGGGACGGAGTACTGGGTCGGGTGCCCCAGAGTATAGTGGATGATGAGGACAGCAGCCTGCAGACAGCCATAGAGGCGTCCCTGGACCTTCAGGGCCTTCACCGCGTGGCCAACAATGCTCAGCAGCAGTACGTGCGCTCACGGCCAGCGCCCTCACCTGAGTCCATCAAGAGAGTCAAGGAACTGGACCTGGCAGAGCTGGGCTTGCACCCACTCTTCA GCTCATGCTTTGAGGAGGGAGAGCTCCAGCGCCTGAGGCTGGTGGACAGCATCAAGAACTATCGCACACGCACA ACCATCTTTGAGATCAATGCATCAAGCAAGGACCCAAGCAGCCAGATGATGCGTGCCAAGCGGCAGAGGGACCGAAAAGCTATTGCCAGTTTCCAGCAGGGGCGACAGGAAAGGCATGAAGGCCCAGCTGACCCAGTCCCCCAGAAGGAGCTgcctcagaaggaagaggaagaggaggacatggTGGAGACTGTAGAG GGTGTCTTCACAGAGGTTGTGGGCCAGAAACGGCCAAGGCCAGGACCCAACCAAGGAGCCAAGAGGCGGAGGAAGGAGGCCCATCAGCGAGACCAGGAGTTTTATGTCCCCTACCGGCCCAAGGATTTCGACAGTGAGCGGGG GCTGAGTGTCAGTGGGACTGGAGGGGCCTTTGAGCAGCAGGTGGCTGGTGCAGTCCTTGACCTGATGGGGGATGAAGCACAGAACATGAGCCGGGGTCGGCAGCAGCTCAAGTG GGACCGGAAGAAGAAGCGGTTTGTGGGCCAGTCAGGCCAAGAGGATAAGAAAAAGATCAAGACGGAGAGTGGCCGGTTTATCAGCAGCTCTTACAAGCGCGacct CTACCAGAAGTGGAAGCAAAAGCAGAAAATTGATGATCGGGACTCCGAGGAAGAAGGGCCATCCAACCAGCGAGGTCCTGGCCCCCGCAGAGGTGGAAAGCGAGGTCGTAGTCAAG GTGCATCCCAGCCCCGACCGTCCAGTGTACCCACAGGCCGCATGCACTCAGAACTCAAGACCAAGGAACAGATCCTTAAGCAGCGCCGTCAAGCGCAGAAGCAGCGCTTCCTGCAGCGAGGGGGCCTGAAGCAGCTTTCAGCACGCAACCGCCGCCGAGCCCAGGAGCTGCGCCAGGGCGCCTTTGGCCGGGGTGCTCCCTCTAAGAAGGGCAAGATGAGGAAAAGGATGTAA
- the Ddx54 gene encoding ATP-dependent RNA helicase DDX54 isoform X2 gives MAAGKRVEPESRPAMAPWKKKRLRKRRTGASQGRDSDSEDGEFEIQAEDDARARKLGPGRALPSFPTSECVSDVEPDTREMVRAQNKKKKKSGGFQSMGLSYPVFKGIMKKGYKVPTPIQRKTIPVILDGKDVVAMARTGSGKTACFLLPMFERLKARSAQTGARALILSPTRELALQTMKFTKELGKFTGLKTALILGGDKMEDQFAALHENPDIIIATPGRLVHVAVEMNLKLQSVEYVVFDEADRLFEMGFAEQLQEIIGRLPGGQQTVLFSATLPKLLVEFARAGLTEPVLIRLDVDAKLNEQLKTSFLLVREDTKAAVLLYLLQNVTRPQDQTVVFVATKHHAEYLTELLTGQGVSCAHIYSALDQTARKINLAKFTHNKCSTLIVTDLAARGLDIPLLDNVINYSFPAKGKLFLHRVGRVARAGRSGTAYSLVAPDEVPYLLDLHLFLGRSVTLARPHEEPSVGRDGVLGRVPQSIVDDEDSSLQTAIEASLDLQGLHRVANNAQQQYVRSRPAPSPESIKRVKELDLAELGLHPLFSSCFEEGELQRLRLVDSIKNYRTRTTIFEINASSKDPSSQMMRAKRQRDRKAIASFQQGRQERHEGPADPVPQKELPQKEEEEEDMVETVEGVFTEVVGQKRPRPGPNQGAKRRRKEAHQRDQEFYVPYRPKDFDSERGLSVSGTGGAFEQQVAGAVLDLMGDEAQNMSRGRQQLKWDRKKKRFVGQSGQEDKKKIKTESGRFISSSYKRDLYQKWKQKQKIDDRDSEEEGPSNQRGPGPRRGGKRGRSQGASQPRPSSVPTGRMHSELKTKEQILKQRRQAQKQRFLQRGGLKQLSARNRRRAQELRQGAFGRGAPSKKGKMRKRM, from the exons ATGGCTGCCGGCAAACGCGTGGAGCCCGAGTCGCGTCCCGCCATGGCGCCGTGGAAGAAGAAGAGACTGCGGAAACGCCGAACTGGGGCTTCCCAGGGCCGCGACAGCGATTCGGAGGACGGCGAGTTCGAGATCCAGGCGGAGGATGATGCCCGGGCGCGGAAG ctgggccctggcagagccttgCCCTCATTTCCTACCTCAGAGTGTGTATCAGATGTGGAGCCTGACACCCGGGAGATGGTGCGAGcccagaacaagaaaaagaagaagtctGGAGGCTTCCAGTCTATGG GCTTGAGCTACCCTGTGTTCAAGGGGATCATGAAAAAGGGCTACAAGGTGCCAACGCCCATCCAGAGGAAG ACCATCCCTGTGATCTTGGATGGCAAGGATGTGGTGGCCATGGCCCGGACAGGCAGTGGCAAGAcagcctgcttcctcctcccgATGTTTGAGCGACTGAAGGCACGCAGTGCACAGACTGGGGCCCGGGCCCTCATCCTCTCACCCACCCGGGAGCTGGCCCTACAGACCATGAAGTTCACTAAAGAG CTAGGCAAGTTCACCGGCCTCAAGACTGCCTTGATCCTGGGTGGAGACAA AATGGAAGACCAGTTTGCAGCCCTGCACGAGAACCCTGACAT AATCATCGCCACCCCTGGGCGGCTGGTGCATGTGGCTGTGGAGATGAACTTAAAGCTTCAGAGTGTGGAGTATGTGGTTTTTGATGAAGCAGACAG GCTCTTTGAAATGGGCTTTGCAGAACAGCTACAGGAGATCATAGGCCGCCTCCCTGGGGGCCAACAGACGGTGCTGTTCTCAGCCACGCTGCCCAAACTGCTGGTGGAATTTGCACGGGCAG GCCTCACAGAGCCTGTGCTCATCCGCCTGGACGTAGATGCCAAGCTCAACGAACAGCTCAAG ACCTCCTTCCTCCTTGTGCGTGAGGACACCAAGGCTGCTGTGCTGCTCTACCTGCTGCAGAATGTCACTCGGCCCCAGGACCAGACTGTGGTGTTTGTAGCCACAAAGCACCATGCGGAGTACCTCACCGAG TTGCTGACCGGCCAGGGTGTGAGCTGTGCCCACATCTACAGTGCCTTGGACCAGACGGCCCGCAAGATCAACTTGGCAAAGTTCACACATAACAAATGTTCCACCCTCATCGTGACTGACCTGGCCGCCCGGGGCCTGGACATCCCACTGCTGGACAACGTCATCAACTACAGCTTCCCTGCCAAGGGCAAGCTCTTCCTGCACCGAGTGG GCCGTGTGGCCCGAGCAGGCCGGAGTGGCACAGCCTATTCCTTGGTGGCCCCAGATGAGGTCCCCTACCTGCTTGACCTACACCTGTTCCTGGGCCGCTCTGTCACCCTAGCCCGGCCTCATGAGGAGCCTTCAG TTGGCAGGGACGGAGTACTGGGTCGGGTGCCCCAGAGTATAGTGGATGATGAGGACAGCAGCCTGCAGACAGCCATAGAGGCGTCCCTGGACCTTCAGGGCCTTCACCGCGTGGCCAACAATGCTCAGCAGCAGTACGTGCGCTCACGGCCAGCGCCCTCACCTGAGTCCATCAAGAGAGTCAAGGAACTGGACCTGGCAGAGCTGGGCTTGCACCCACTCTTCA GCTCATGCTTTGAGGAGGGAGAGCTCCAGCGCCTGAGGCTGGTGGACAGCATCAAGAACTATCGCACACGCACA ACCATCTTTGAGATCAATGCATCAAGCAAGGACCCAAGCAGCCAGATGATGCGTGCCAAGCGGCAGAGGGACCGAAAAGCTATTGCCAGTTTCCAGCAGGGGCGACAGGAAAGGCATGAAGGCCCAGCTGACCCAGTCCCCCAGAAGGAGCTgcctcagaaggaagaggaagaggaggacatggTGGAGACTGTAGAG GGTGTCTTCACAGAGGTTGTGGGCCAGAAACGGCCAAGGCCAGGACCCAACCAAGGAGCCAAGAGGCGGAGGAAGGAGGCCCATCAGCGAGACCAGGAGTTTTATGTCCCCTACCGGCCCAAGGATTTCGACAGTGAGCGGGG GCTGAGTGTCAGTGGGACTGGAGGGGCCTTTGAGCAGCAGGTGGCTGGTGCAGTCCTTGACCTGATGGGGGATGAAGCACAGAACATGAGCCGGGGTCGGCAGCAGCTCAAGTG GGACCGGAAGAAGAAGCGGTTTGTGGGCCAGTCAGGCCAAGAGGATAAGAAAAAGATCAAGACGGAGAGTGGCCGGTTTATCAGCAGCTCTTACAAGCGCGacct CTACCAGAAGTGGAAGCAAAAGCAGAAAATTGATGATCGGGACTCCGAGGAAGAAGGGCCATCCAACCAGCGAGGTCCTGGCCCCCGCAGAGGTGGAAAGCGAGGTCGTAGTCAAG GTGCATCCCAGCCCCGACCGTCCAGTGTACCCACAGGCCGCATGCACTCAGAACTCAAGACCAAGGAACAGATCCTTAAGCAGCGCCGTCAAGCGCAGAAGCAGCGCTTCCTGCAGCGAGGGGGCCTGAAGCAGCTTTCAGCACGCAACCGCCGCCGAGCCCAGGAGCTGCGCCAGGGCGCCTTTGGCCGGGGTGCTCCCTCTAAGAAGGGCAAGATGAGGAAAAGGATGTAA
- the Rita1 gene encoding RBPJ-interacting and tubulin-associated protein 1, giving the protein MQALHLPHRSPSSYRVKARASYVDETLFGSPAGTRPTLPDFDPPWVQNCNRSRGPLKVSLAKRDCESSSSRGSTPNLTPRKKNKYRLIGHTPSYCDESLFGTNKEGSRTAMEDAAKLRTLFWTPPAIPRDSHSPRPREIPLRAIHPAGPSGTEPRVATGSQKMSQDGLGVPHPLGQRRSHSLTHLNVPSMGHPASSVPQTNGPWSPRPYTSGATIKSPLVTPKAHSGSVLGPATPWRGACPRKPKPPWK; this is encoded by the exons ATGCAAGCCCTCCACCTTCCGCACCGCAGCCCCAGCAGCTACAGGGTCAAGGCCAGGGCATCCTATGTGGATGAGACCCTGTTTGGCAGCCCAGCAGGAACCCGGCCCACTCTGCCAGACTTTGACCCACCCTGGGTGCAGAACTGTAACAGATCTAGAGGACCTCTGAAGGTCTCTCTGGCCAAGAGAGACTGTGAGTCCTCCTCTTCCAGGGGCAGCACACCAAACCTTAcaccaaggaagaaaaacaaatacag GTTGATTGGTCACACCCCATCCTACTGCGATGAGTCACTGTTTGGCACTAACAAGGAGGGGTCTCGGACAGCCATGGAGGATGCCGCCAAGCTCCGGACCCTTTTCTGGACCCCACCAGCCATCCCTAGGGATAGCCACTCACCTCGCCCCAGGGAGATCCCACTTCGAGCCATTCACCCAGCTGGACCCTCTGGGACAGAGCCCAGAGTGGCCACAGGCTCCCAGAAGATGTCCCAGGATGGGTTGGGTGTTCCCCACCCTTTGGGACAGAGGCGTTCCCATTCACTCACCCACCTAAATGTCCCCAGCATGGGCCATCCAGCTTCCAGTGTCCCCCAGACCAATGGGCCTTGGAGTCCTCGGCCTTACACATCAGGGGCCACTATCAAGAGTCCCCTGGTCACTCCAAAGGCACACTCAGGCAGTGTTTTGGGGCCAGCTACTCCTTGGCGAGGGGCCTGTCCCCGCAAGCCAAAGCCTCCTTGGAAATGA